The segment GCAGCAGCGGCCCGTCGAGTTCGTGCGCATCGCCGAGGCGGCGCTGCGGTATGCGCTGGATCATCCGCTTGCCGCCCTCCGTCTCCCAGGCGGACCGGTTGAGATCGGTCTCGATATAGCCGGGGCAGAGCGCGTTCACGCGGATGCCGAAGCGCGCCAGTTCGAGCGCGGCCGACTTGGTGAGCTGGATCGCCGCCGCCTTGGAGATCGCATAGGTCGACACATGGGCGCCCTGCCGCAGGCCCAGGATCGAGGCGATGTTGATGATCGACCCGCCCTTGCCGCGCGCCTTCATCGCCCGCGCCGCCGCCTGGGTGAGCAGGAACATGCCCTTGGCGTTGGTGCCGACCACCCGGTCCCAATCCTCCTCGCTCTGGTCGAGGAAGGGCTTCTCCACCACCACCCCGGCATTGTTGACGAAGATGTCGACGTCGGCGAGCAGCGGCTCGATCGCGGCGATGCTGGCGGAATCCGCCACGTCGAGCGCCGCCGTCTCGCATCGCCCGCCCGCCGCCTCGATCCCGGCCGCCACTCCGGCCAGCGCCTCCCGGCGCCGCGCGGCGATGATCAGGGTGGCGCCGGCGCGCGCCAGCACCTGCGCGAAATGGGCGCCGAGCCCGCCCGAGGCGCCGGTGACGAAGGCGGTCTTCCCGCTCAGATCGTGAAGGTCAGGCATCCGGGCTCCTTGCGACTCCATGCGATTGCCCCTCGACTATGGAACAAGATTGTGGAACAATCAATGCCATGACGACCGATGCCGGATCATCGCCCGCCCTCCACTGGCCCGGACCCGAGCCCGCCGGCGCGGCGCGGCGGGTCTATCTCGGCATCCTCCAGGACCTCGAAAGCGGGCGGATGGTGCCCGGCCAGCGGCTGATCGAGACCGACCTCGCCGCCCGGTTCGAGGTCGGCCGCAACGCGGTGCGCGAGGCGATGCAGCATCTGGCGGTGCGCGGGGTGGTCGACCTCAGCCCCAACCGCTCGCCCGCGATCCGGCGGCTCGACCTCGCCGAGACCTTCGAGGTGCTCGACGTCGCCGAGGCGATGACCCGGCTCGTCGCGCGCGCCGCCGCGAAGGGGTTCCGCGACGAGCATGGCGCGCTGCTCTCGACGGCGCTCGACGAGCTGGTCGAGGCCGCGCCGGGCGGCGAGGCGGCGGCGTTCAGCCGGGCGCGGCGCGGCTTCTATCGCGCGCTGCTGCTGATCGGCGGCAATCGCGAGGCGCAGCGGCTGTTCCCGGCGATCGGCATCCACATCATCCACGCGCAATATCCGTCGCCCCGACTGCGCGGCATCCGACTGGCCGACTATCAGGCGATCGCCCGCGCGATCGCCGCGCGAGACGCCGACGCCGCCGAGCGCGCCGCAACCGGACATGTCGACAATGTCCGCGCCGTGATCCGCGAACTGACGACCGCCCATCCGTAATAAAGCCTGTTTACGGCCGGCGCCGGGACAGTCATGATCGGGCCATGCGGGGGCACATCATCAACATCTTGCTGGCGGGCGCGCTGCTGCTGCCTTCGGTGGCCCGGGCGCAGGACGGGGCCGAGACGCCGGCGGTATCGATCGCCTATAATGCCGCGCTCGTCTCCGACTATCGCTTCCGCGGGATCAGCTACACGACGCGCCATCCCGCCGTGCAGGTGGGCGCGGACCTGACCACCCGATCGGGCTGGTTCCTCGGCACCTGGTGGACCAATGTCTCCGACTACGGCACCTCGAACCTGGAGATCGACCTCTATGGCGGCTATGGCGGCTCGGTCGCGGGGTTCGACTATTCGGCGACGCTCTACACCTATGTCTATCCGGGTGGGGTGAACACCGATTATTACGAGCTGCAGGGGACGATCGCGCGGACGATCGGGCCGGTCACCTCGACCCTGACGCTCGCCTACACGCCCAACCAGTGGAACACCGATCGCGACAATCTCTACGTCGCGCTCGGCAGCGACGTGGCGCTGGGGCAGCTGCCGCTGACCGCGTCGTTCAGCGTCGGCCGCGAGAATGGCAGCTACGACCATAAATGGGACTGGTCGGCGGGCCTGACCTACAAGCTCGACGCGCTCGACCTGTCGGCCACCTATGTCGACAGCAATTACAAGGGCGCGCTCGAAGCCGGCAAGAACGCCCGCGCCGGCGTCGTCCTGTCGGCCAAGGCCAGTTTCTAGGGACCTGCGGCGATGGTACGGCTCTTCCTCTCGGTCGACATGGCCGGATCGACCCAGTTCAAGGCCCGCTTCACCGACGGCGGAAGCTGGCTCGACACCTTCCGGACCTTCTTCACCAACTTCCCGCTGATGCTCGCCGGGCAGGTCGGCTTCGCCTTCCTGGAGGAAGGGGAGACGCCGTCTGTCGAGGTGTGGAAGGTGATGGGCGACGAGGTGATCTTCGTCGCCACCCCGACCAGCGCGGAGGAGCTGGTCAACCTGCTGCTCGCGCTGCTGCGGACGATGAACGCTTATGAAGAGCGCTATCTGGAGGACCTGCCGCTCCGGCTGAAGGGAACCGCCTGGCTCGCCGACTTCGCGGGGCCGAACATCGAACTGGAGATTCCCGAGCTGTCGGGCGGCGAGAGCGTCCGCGCGATCGACTTCATCGGGCCCGACCTCGACCTCGGCTTCCGCGTCACCAAATTCGCGCGGCCCGCCTGCCTCACCCTGTCGCTCGACGTCGCCGACCTGGTGCTGACCGCCGGCAATGCCGATCAGGTCGCGCTCCACCTGATCGGGGCGGAGGAGCTGAAAGGGGTGATGTTCGGCCGGCCCTATCCGATCCTCTGGATGCTGGAGGCCGGCGAGGACTTCAACTTCATGCCATGGGAGGTGGAGCAGTGCCCGCACATGGCACGAGCCACCGGCATGCCGCCGACGCCCGCCTCCGACATCGAACGGGCGATCGCCAATATCCGCCTCTACCTGCGCAAGATGCACGGGGTGCAGCGGCCCCGGCTGGAGCTCGGCCCGCCCGCCGCCTGAGCGGAACCGACGCGCCGCCTTGCCCCGGCAAGGCGCGCCGATGTCGGGAATGGCGATGAGGTCGCGCGGCAACGACAGACCCTTCCTCGCGCCGCCGCAGCCAATATTGCCCTATGTTGCCGGATCATTGCCCCGTGTAGCGAAAACGTCACCAACGCGTGGAATAGGCCCGTTCCAGATTACATGCGGCGCCGCGGAAAAATCCTTGCGACGCCTCTTCGACAAGGGGCCCTAAATGTTGAGAAAATCCGCTTTCGCGCTGGCGCTTGCCACCTGCTTCACGTTTTCCGCACAAGCGAAGGCGGCGGATGTGCCGCCCGCGGAGGCGGACAGCGGCGACCTTGAAGGCATCATCGTCATCGGCCGCGGCGAGACCCGCTCGGTCTCGACCCTCGTACCGTCGAACCTCGACGTGCTGCCGCCCGGTACCAGCGTGCAGAAGGCGTTGAACTTCCTGCCGGGCGTCAGCGCGCAGTCGATCGACGCGCTGGGCGTCAACGAACAGTCGCTGTCCCTCCAGGTGCGCGGCTTCAACACCACGCACCTCGGCTACACGCTCGACGGGATGCCGCTCGGCGACGGCGCCTACAACAACTATAACGGCCTCACCATCAGCCGCGCGCTGATCTCGGAAAATCTCGGTCGCGCCGATCTCGCGACGGGCATCGCCGGCCTCGGCATCCCCTCGACCAGCAACCTCGGCGGCGCGTTGACCTATTTCAGCAGCGACCCGGGCAAGGAGCTGGGCCTCAAGGTCAACGGCACCATCGGCAGCGAGAGCAGCAAGCGCGTCTTCGCGCGCCTCGACACCGGCGAGCATGGCGGCTTCTCGGCCTATCTCTCCGGACAGTACAGCGAACAGGATCTGTTCGTGAACCAGGGCGCCTACAAGAAGTCCACCGGCAAGCAGTTCAACGCGAAGGCGCAATACGAATTCGAAGGCGGCAAGATCACCGCCTTCGCCGATCTCTCGCGCACCAACCAGGCCGACGACACCTATCTGTCGAAGGACATGCTCGGCCGCCTCGGCTGGGATTGGGCCGGCTATGCGCCGGACTGGCAGTCCTATCTCGGCGTCGCCGCTTGTTCCGTGAAGGTCCCGTCGGTCGCCTGCGCCGCCGCGCCGGCACCGCAGAAGAACGCCGACGTCACCTTCACCAACGGCCAGATCCTGCGCAACGACGACCTGTTCTACCTCGCCGGGGATTTCGACCTCACCGAGTCCATCAAGCTGCACGTTCAGGGCTATCACCACGAGGACAAGGGCGCCGGCAACAATTTCATCACCGGCCTGTCCAACCAGGGCACGGCGTCCACCGCCGACGATCTTCCGGTCCAGATCCGCGACACGCGCTACACGATCGATCGCACGGGCGGGCTCGGAAGCCTGAGCTGGACCGTCGGCTTCAACCAGTTCCAGGCAGGCTTCTGGCTGGAGGAGAACACCAGCAGCGCCGCTCGCTACATCCGAACCGACGTCACCGGGCCGTTCAGCCTGGCGAAGTTCCTGAAGGGCCAGCCGTCCACCGCCCAGTGGGTCCAGGAGACCAAGTGGAAGACGCGGCAATTCTACCTTCAGGACACGGTCGCGCTGTTCGATGATGCGCTGAGCGTCGAATTCGGTTTCAAGGGCACCTATTCGAAG is part of the Rhizorhabdus wittichii RW1 genome and harbors:
- a CDS encoding TonB-dependent receptor (PFAM: TonB-dependent receptor; TonB-dependent receptor, plug) gives rise to the protein MLRKSAFALALATCFTFSAQAKAADVPPAEADSGDLEGIIVIGRGETRSVSTLVPSNLDVLPPGTSVQKALNFLPGVSAQSIDALGVNEQSLSLQVRGFNTTHLGYTLDGMPLGDGAYNNYNGLTISRALISENLGRADLATGIAGLGIPSTSNLGGALTYFSSDPGKELGLKVNGTIGSESSKRVFARLDTGEHGGFSAYLSGQYSEQDLFVNQGAYKKSTGKQFNAKAQYEFEGGKITAFADLSRTNQADDTYLSKDMLGRLGWDWAGYAPDWQSYLGVAACSVKVPSVACAAAPAPQKNADVTFTNGQILRNDDLFYLAGDFDLTESIKLHVQGYHHEDKGAGNNFITGLSNQGTASTADDLPVQIRDTRYTIDRTGGLGSLSWTVGFNQFQAGFWLEENTSSAARYIRTDVTGPFSLAKFLKGQPSTAQWVQETKWKTRQFYLQDTVALFDDALSVEFGFKGTYSKSDARAIDGIAATPPPASSQFATGTLVAKDYFLPQAGLRWKIAPEHEVYASYSENMAMYQGGFKLGPQSVSQAVWDLQGKTLKPETSKSFDGGYRYVSGPLQVSLAAYWVKFDNRLLQYNPCPTNQQQNPGCGNSFHNAGSVTSRGVELGVLWNPLPWLSWYNSASYNKSTYDDDLNFCTATCVLKATAGKQQVDTPKKMAASTLSLKYAGFSASVQGKYTGRRYYTYTNDQSFGGYVTVDLGLGYSFGDVGPLKGAKLSLNVTNLTNKRYASNFDSSVFAPDDAAGTILVFHSSAPRQVFGTIGFDF
- a CDS encoding short-chain dehydrogenase/reductase SDR (PFAM: NAD-dependent epimerase/dehydratase; short-chain dehydrogenase/reductase SDR; Male sterility C-terminal domain; KR) codes for the protein MPDLHDLSGKTAFVTGASGGLGAHFAQVLARAGATLIIAARRREALAGVAAGIEAAGGRCETAALDVADSASIAAIEPLLADVDIFVNNAGVVVEKPFLDQSEEDWDRVVGTNAKGMFLLTQAAARAMKARGKGGSIINIASILGLRQGAHVSTYAISKAAAIQLTKSAALELARFGIRVNALCPGYIETDLNRSAWETEGGKRMIQRIPQRRLGDAHELDGPLLLLASDASTYMTGSALVADGGHLVSSL